A region of the Hylaeus volcanicus isolate JK05 chromosome 5, UHH_iyHylVolc1.0_haploid, whole genome shotgun sequence genome:
aaataaaaatgaaattcgacTTATAGAGTGAAGtgtattgtaattaataaataaaaatgtaagcATTCGATTGAATAATCATTGTGGATAAATCGCTAAACATTGACTTTATTCCTAatttattactcgaataaaattttgttatctgTAATTTAAAACGTAACAAAGTAGATGAATAAAACTTTTATAGTTGTTACAGTACATTAAGTATAATAATGTAGTCTAagttttatattgaaataatatgaaatataaaatatagatctGTTTTGTATAGTTACATGTATTACAAATACTATgtgtatgaataaataaaataatactgtaATCCTCGGATATGAGAAATATAATACGATCGATAATATTTACGCGATTAAAAAGATATTACATCCAGTGTAGGCACATGTAGATAAATtcgaacgtttaaaaatttgtctataaTATTGGTATCCTTGGTTGGAGTCGAGTTAGAGACTTGAAAGTTGTGTAAGTGCGTGTTCTTTCGGTGCCATCACTGGACACCTATGTACGTACGGTTATAACGTGTGTatattatgaaagaaaaatcggTGTAATacgaaagaatattatttcattagtttataaaatttgtttacagatGATACATTGACTAGTGGTCTGTGCACATTGTACCTTTGGCCAACATGGCGGCTTCATTGAGTCGGGTTTGTAAGTCTAGTCTTTTAAAGACAAATTATGGAACGTTATTTAATCAGGTACGTAATTATAAACTAATACTTGTTTGAAACTGCATTAATTCGTTTGTTCCAAGAGTATCAGTCATTGTCGagatattcaaattataatattgaCGTTCTGAGCAGAGTACGAAGATTCTTAATGAACTGCAGAAGTTGTCGGCTGctatgacattttttttgaaGATACTTTAGCTTTATACTGTCCGTCATTATTTTGTCTCCAACTAGATATATTTTCTAgcagaatattaaattcagaaaGATTTCGAAGACTTTTTATCCGATGTTATGTAATAGTGATCAGCACAGAAAATTGTGATGCTGCCATGGTTGAAATGCGTGAATACTACGCGATAGTTTtaggaaacgaaatttataactgaaagtatttttttatctgtCTTTACTCGGACAGTAGCGCATCTTACGCTAATTAACCATAATAATAGCCTTCAAtaacttatttcttttaatattgaaGACATATACTTGTCTAGCTTCTCCTGCAATGCTATCAATTTGGATaatcttattaattaaatctaaatctaaattaaTCTGTTATGATCTTACTGATTTTCATCTAATATTGAAATACTAATTTCAGCCGGTACATAATTTTTCCACTGCAAACCAATGGTCTAGGGGTAGGAAAATGGtatgtgtatttttatagtCATATCAAGATGTCCTTTCTATTCCTGATCCCAATGTGCAAGTAATAAAATCTGATCCCTGTTCGATAgacatgtgtatatatttgtagtaAGTTTTAGTTGTTGTGTCAGTATAAAataagttgaaaataaataacctttaagaaattgatattatttaattaaattacagttaTTGACTTGCTTGGGAGTAACAGCAGGAGGTATCAGTGCATTAATTTATGCCTTGGATAGTTCTGTAAAAGCTTCTGGTCTAGTAGCTCATGCACCAACTTATAAATGGGACTTTTACGGAATATTTTCCTCGTTTGATCATCAAAGGTAACTGAAAATAATACTACATAGCACAATAGgtacaaatataaagtatgaacaaattttatttttcattatttagcATGCGACGAGGCTGGGAGGTATACAAGAATGTATGTTCAGCTTGTCACAGTTTACAATATGTAGCTTACCGGCACCTTGTTGGTGCTACGCACACTGAAAAAGAAGCCAAAGAACTTGCAGCAGAAGTTCAGGTAAATAGCTTCTGTAAATCAAGAcataacaattatattatcttttatttttttcaatttgaatttttatttgaataggTACAAGATGGTCCTGATGAAACAGGTGCAATGTTCATGCGCGCTGGTAAATTGTCTGACTATGTTCCATCTCCATATCCAAATGAAGAAACTGCTAGAGCAGCTAATAATGGTGCTTATCCACCAGATCTATCCTATATTGTCAATGGAAGGCATAACGGAGAGGTACATATATCATCTTATGaaattcgttttaaattttagttaatataaatgattaatatttcatgtatattctagaattatgtattttcattgttaaCTGGTTACTGTG
Encoded here:
- the LOC128876832 gene encoding cytochrome c1, heme protein, mitochondrial isoform X1, encoding MAASLSRVCKSSLLKTNYGTLFNQPVHNFSTANQWSRGRKMLLTCLGVTAGGISALIYALDSSVKASGLVAHAPTYKWDFYGIFSSFDHQSMRRGWEVYKNVCSACHSLQYVAYRHLVGATHTEKEAKELAAEVQVQDGPDETGAMFMRAGKLSDYVPSPYPNEETARAANNGAYPPDLSYIVNGRHNGENYVFSLLTGYCEPPAGIQIREGQYFNPYFPGGGALGMAQVIYDEVVEFEDGTPATASQIAKDVTTFLTWTSNCEHDDRKRLTIKGVAVFGTLISILAYAKRQKWTIIKSTKILYTPRRKQ
- the LOC128876832 gene encoding cytochrome c1, heme protein, mitochondrial isoform X2, giving the protein MERYLIRGRKMLLTCLGVTAGGISALIYALDSSVKASGLVAHAPTYKWDFYGIFSSFDHQSMRRGWEVYKNVCSACHSLQYVAYRHLVGATHTEKEAKELAAEVQVQDGPDETGAMFMRAGKLSDYVPSPYPNEETARAANNGAYPPDLSYIVNGRHNGENYVFSLLTGYCEPPAGIQIREGQYFNPYFPGGGALGMAQVIYDEVVEFEDGTPATASQIAKDVTTFLTWTSNCEHDDRKRLTIKGVAVFGTLISILAYAKRQKWTIIKSTKILYTPRRKQ